In the Mesoplodon densirostris isolate mMesDen1 chromosome 6, mMesDen1 primary haplotype, whole genome shotgun sequence genome, CTAACCATTCCATGTTTTGACTTGGAGGTGAGACACTATGCTCTAAATTACTGTCAAGGATAATTTGTCGATCCCATTGGTTGGTCTCTGATGATAAGtctgatgataagtttgtttcttcactgccttcaaacatcagtgagctaattcctgaattttcatcactTGAGCTGGAACCGGAAATAGGACTAGAACTGGAACTAGACATACAATTGGGGCGTGAATGACAAATCAGTGTGAAACTTGAATCGGTATCAtagctagcatttgaatcagaaccaaatataccactactactaccattAGATGACTCTAGCCATTCCATGTTTTGACTTGGAGGTGAGACACTATGCTCTAAATTACTGTCAAGGATAATTTGTCTACCCCCTTGGCTGGTCTCTGATGATAAGTCTGATGATAACTTTGTCTCTTCACTGCCTTCAAACATCAGTGAGCtaattcctgaattttcatcactTGAGCTGGAACCGGAAATAGGACTAGAACTGGAACTAGACATACAATTGGGGCGTGAATGGCAAATCATTGTGGAACTTGAATGGGTATCATAGCTAGCATTCGAATTACTGTCACTGTCCATAAGGTTACTTGAGTTACTAAATTCTGCCATTGTCTGCCTTAACGTGCTCTGAATTGGAACAGATGTTGTATCATTTAATCTAGTATTTAAAGTTCTGCAAACGGGATTTCTAATCGTATTGACATAAGCTCTCACACCTGCCTGCTCAGAATGTGAATACATATGCCTCAGTCCTCGTTCACTTTCAGAAGTGACAGTGTTGTTTGGTGTCTCAGATGTTAACTGAGTTCTACTAGCTCTGCTGTCTCTCTGAGAATATGCTCCAGAATGAACTTGTCCTACTTCAGGATTGAAGGTTATGGTTGGATATATTTCCCACATTCCCCAAGATTCACCACTGCTGGTTGTATCTGGAGAATTTTCTCCATGAACGGCATTCCTTGTTCTAGAAGTTTCAATAAGACCGCTATTTTGCAACTCAAATCCAGTCATTTGCTGTCTCAATATTTCTTGGTGCTCAGTTCTAGAAAATCTCGCATTCTCACTTAGCAGAGGCTGCTCAAAATTCTGAGAGGGTATACTATGATTAAGTCTTTGTACAATTTCCCTAAGTGAACGTGGAGGCGACCAACTTTCAATTCTTCCTCTGGTTCTCCGATACTCTGGGCTCCTACTTCTTGCTCTTCTCTGACTTGTGGTAGGTGGGAATTCCATTAATGTTTCAGTTGTATCTTGTTCAGACATAGATGGTCTTGTAAATATTGATTCAGATTGTGGACTTTCCACTTGCCTTTGGCTGtcttccatattttctcttctgGGAAGTCTTGCAGATGCTACATATTCATTCTCTGGATTTGGACTCCCATTATCAAGgttaacatttatttctaaactgAATATGAACTGATCACTTTTAGGATTAATTAGGCTCTCTTCTCTCCAAGATTGGTTTTCTCTTTGTCCACTTGTCATATTTTCAGTTTGTCCAGAACAGTTAAGCCAGTCTATTAGAGAGTCACCACTAGACACGTCATCTGAAGAGTCTCCTCTGTCTGTTAACAAAAAAAATGGGGAGGGTGCATAAAAGAACCACCAAAATTAGAACCATCATAAAATAGCACTCTGAAActttgtttcaaaaacaaacaaaaaatgagaacTTAAATACTCAGATGTTTTCAACTGATTTCACATttatagagttaatattttataaactgcACTGTGTAGATTTATAAGTAAAGGTAGAAAAGTTtcgattccatccaaaaagagtgAGCTAATCCTAGATAAacttagagaattttttaaaaagggaatctgGAGGAAGTCTATGTTTCAGTATTTCATCATATACACAGCCCTGTGTACCACTGTCGCAGGAAtgtcaagagacttttttttcagtCCACTGTCAAAACACTAATGCAATTAAACAAGGTAAACACCAGTTAAGGTACAATGCTAGTAGTTTAGTTCAATTTACATTATTGTCTAATTTTCATGAGTCTCCAACATGACTACTTGTAGGCTCTTCACTTATGTGCTTTTGATAATAGATaagctgttttaaaatataaggttATTGCCCAAACATAAACAAGTTTTATAGGTTTAAAAGTGTTTGCATTTTGAATACTTCTTAATGTTACCAAGATTTTTAATTGACATTAAATTGAAGGTCAGATCAAACGAATAGACTGAACCTAGCATGGTACATATAAGACCATATTCAAGAGCCAAAGTATTATAGTATCCTCTTCATTAGACAGCAAAATCCTCTACTTCACACTGGGAGGGAAGGCACCAGACCTGAGGTtcgagcagggtttctcagccttagcactattgacattttggtgctggacaattctttgttttggggagctatcctgtgcattgtgggatctttggcagcatccctggcctctgcccactagatgctagTAACACCCATGCCTcccctgtgacaaccaaaaatatctctagccattgtcaaatgtccccaggTGTTGAAGAGAGCACAATTGTCCCCAGTGGAGAATATTTCTGTGTGCTTTTTTTACATGTCtatgtagaaaaaataattcaggaagtAGGAGGGACTTTCAGTTGAGgtagaaaaccaagaaaaat is a window encoding:
- the LOC132491686 gene encoding E3 ubiquitin-protein ligase RLIM-like, with the translated sequence MENSDSNDEGDGVSAQHISQTDRLVREEDFSRFVNNLSEDYELMRDNNLLGIPGESTEEELLRRLQLIKGNAPQDSDENTGDSSDDVSSGDSLIDWLNCSGQTENMTSGQRENQSWREESLINPKSDQFIFSLEINVNLDNGSPNPENEYVASARLPRRENMEDSQRQVESPQSESIFTRPSMSEQDTTETLMEFPPTTSQRRARSRSPEYRRTRGRIESWSPPRSLREIVQRLNHSIPSQNFEQPLLSENARFSRTEHQEILRQQMTGFELQNSGLIETSRTRNAVHGENSPDTTSSGESWGMWEIYPTITFNPEVGQVHSGAYSQRDSRASRTQLTSETPNNTVTSESERGLRHMYSHSEQAGVRAYVNTIRNPVCRTLNTRLNDTTSVPIQSTLRQTMAEFSNSSNLMDSDSNSNASYDTHSSSTMICHSRPNCMSSSSSSPISGSSSSDENSGISSLMFEGSEETKLSSDLSSETSQGGRQIILDSNLEHSVSPPSQNMEWLESSNGSSSGIFGSDSNASYDTDSSFTLICHSRPNYLSSETNQWDRQIILDSNLEHSVSPPSQNMEWLESSNGSSSGIFGSDSNASYDTHSSSTLICHSRPSCMSSSSSSPISGSSSSDENSGICSLMFEGSEETNLSSDLSSETSQGGRQIILDSNLEHSVSPPSQNMEWLESSNGSSSGIFGSDSNASYDTHSSFTLICHSRPNCMSSSSSSPISGSSSSDENSGISSLMFEGSEETNLSSDLSSETSQGGRQIILIISDESDSGSSHNLQQFFLLNEDDPYQTTGLTKAQIDSLAVRSFGENDALNACSICLTEYTENSKLRILPCSHEYHIHCIDRWLSENSTCPICRRQVVDSNESENPDR